From a single Brassica rapa cultivar Chiifu-401-42 chromosome A01, CAAS_Brap_v3.01, whole genome shotgun sequence genomic region:
- the LOC103873890 gene encoding uncharacterized protein LOC103873890, with translation MDGKGKAGSSSSSSSSFTAQLFGLKEPSCSSSFKSIFPPPSKGTSENILSSKNGPIDYRKESATCNLSSSLYYGGQDIYSGSTSNHTYSTVNRAQSRGDDDASGNNSMDASRGNWWKGSLYY, from the exons ATGGACGGTAAAGGAAAAGcgggatcatcatcatcatcttcttcttccttcactGCTCAGCTCTTTGGCCTCAAGGAACCTTCTTGCTCCTCCAGCTTCAAATCCATTTTCCCTCCTCCCTCCAAG GGGACATCAGAAAACATCCTAAGCTCCAAAAATGGGCCAATAG ACTATCGTAAGGAATCTGCAACCTGCAATCTAAGTTCATCTCTTTACTACGGTGGTCAAGACATTTACTCTGGATCCACAAGCAACCATACTTACTCTACC GTTAACAGGGCTCAGTCTAGAGGAGACGATGACGCTAGTGGAAACAACTCGATGGACGCATCCAGAGGAAACTGGTGGAAAG GTTCTCTTTATTATTAG